Proteins from a genomic interval of Xanthomonas sp. AM6:
- a CDS encoding isochorismatase family cysteine hydrolase, translating into MSRPALLIVDMVSRFDFPDGARLAKAALPVAGRIAQLRARFHRRGWPVLFANDNFADWQTDFEGLWTLCADPAQRGARIARLLAPQPQDYYVLKPKHSAFLDSALQVLLSRLQAERLLITGVATDACVLATAIDARMRDFQVQVPPSCCATFGAARQQRALRLLHEAFAVSLSERLPAR; encoded by the coding sequence GTGAGCCGGCCGGCGCTGCTGATCGTGGACATGGTCAGCCGTTTCGATTTCCCCGACGGCGCGCGCCTGGCCAAGGCGGCGCTGCCGGTGGCCGGGCGCATCGCGCAGCTGCGCGCACGCTTCCATCGCCGCGGCTGGCCGGTACTGTTCGCCAACGACAACTTCGCCGACTGGCAGACCGATTTCGAAGGCCTGTGGACGCTGTGCGCCGACCCGGCGCAGCGCGGCGCGCGGATCGCCAGGCTGCTGGCGCCGCAGCCGCAGGACTACTACGTGCTCAAGCCGAAGCATTCGGCGTTCCTGGATTCGGCGCTGCAGGTGCTGCTGTCGCGGTTGCAGGCCGAGCGCCTGCTGATCACCGGCGTGGCCACCGACGCCTGCGTGCTGGCCACCGCGATCGATGCGCGGATGCGCGATTTCCAGGTGCAGGTGCCGCCCTCGTGCTGCGCCACGTTCGGCGCGGCGCGCCAGCAGCGCGCGTTGCGGCTGTTGCACGAGGCGTTCGCGGTCAGCCTGAGCGAACGGTTGCCGGCACGCTGA